In Oceanobacillus sp. FSL K6-2867, one DNA window encodes the following:
- a CDS encoding phosphate/phosphite/phosphonate ABC transporter substrate-binding protein, which produces MKKLYSLLLVLALALVLAACGSSNDSNTDTESGSNGDDSASGEGMIPDTLVMGFVPSQDSDTIANTIEPLAERLGEELGIEVKGEVMTNYNALVEAMGANQVHIGFIPAFGYVLANEQYDVEVILKSIRYGSGTYKAQYVVHKDSGIESLKDLEGKVWAYADQGSTSGYLFPANQLMEEFGYDTAAELESDFFSGTVQSGGHDNAAIAVLEGDADVATTFDDVRTELEEEYPTVMDDLKVLGYTEEIPNDTISVTKELDPEFVQKIKDTFLSFNEDPEMIEIMNEVYNWDEIDEATDEEYQVVKDTYQKFKDNIEL; this is translated from the coding sequence ATGAAAAAACTTTATAGCTTGTTGCTTGTTCTTGCATTAGCATTAGTTCTGGCAGCTTGCGGAAGCTCAAATGATTCAAATACAGATACAGAATCAGGCAGCAATGGTGATGATTCAGCAAGCGGAGAAGGCATGATTCCAGATACTTTGGTAATGGGATTTGTTCCATCCCAGGATTCGGATACAATTGCTAATACCATTGAACCATTAGCAGAGCGTTTAGGTGAAGAGTTAGGGATCGAAGTCAAAGGTGAAGTGATGACGAACTATAATGCTTTAGTTGAAGCAATGGGAGCAAACCAGGTACATATCGGTTTTATTCCTGCATTCGGTTATGTTTTAGCTAACGAGCAATATGATGTTGAAGTTATTTTAAAATCTATTCGCTATGGATCAGGCACGTATAAAGCACAATATGTAGTCCATAAAGATTCGGGCATTGAAAGTCTTAAGGATTTAGAAGGAAAAGTCTGGGCATATGCTGACCAAGGATCCACATCTGGATACCTGTTCCCAGCAAATCAATTAATGGAAGAATTCGGCTATGATACCGCAGCTGAATTAGAAAGTGATTTCTTCAGCGGCACCGTTCAAAGCGGCGGACATGATAATGCGGCAATTGCAGTGCTAGAAGGGGACGCAGATGTTGCAACTACCTTTGATGATGTACGTACAGAGCTTGAAGAAGAATATCCAACTGTAATGGATGATCTTAAAGTTCTTGGCTATACAGAGGAAATTCCAAATGATACGATTTCCGTGACTAAAGAGTTAGACCCAGAATTTGTTCAGAAAATTAAAGATACCTTCTTATCCTTTAACGAGGACCCAGAAATGATTGAAATTATGAATGAAGTATATAACTGGGATGAAATCGACGAAGCAACAGACGAAGAATATCAAGTTGTAAAAGATACGTACCAAAAGTTCAAAGATAATATCGAGCTTTAA
- a CDS encoding MarR family transcriptional regulator, producing the protein MREGNILTEETLIAKKQDSSLKLFVVLAKAYRAIMEQAEMDIKSKGLNLTDFAVLELLFHRGKQPLQKIGDKILMTSGSITYIVNKLEKKGYLIREASPDDGRVTYARISNQGRELLSTIFPTHWDNIKMIMNGLSDEEKETAIELLKKLGTTIKKI; encoded by the coding sequence ATGAGAGAAGGGAATATTTTGACTGAGGAAACATTAATTGCAAAGAAACAAGATTCATCACTGAAGCTTTTTGTTGTGTTGGCAAAGGCTTATCGAGCTATTATGGAACAAGCCGAAATGGATATTAAATCAAAAGGATTGAACTTAACAGATTTTGCAGTATTAGAGCTGCTTTTTCATCGCGGAAAACAGCCGCTCCAAAAAATAGGCGATAAGATTCTAATGACAAGCGGCAGTATAACATATATCGTCAATAAGCTTGAAAAAAAAGGATATCTTATTCGTGAAGCCAGTCCCGATGATGGACGTGTCACATATGCAAGGATAAGCAATCAAGGAAGAGAATTATTAAGCACGATCTTCCCAACACATTGGGATAACATAAAAATGATTATGAATGGTTTAAGCGATGAAGAAAAAGAGACTGCAATTGAACTATTAAAGAAGCTGGGAACGACGATTAAAAAAATTTGA
- a CDS encoding glutaredoxin domain-containing protein encodes MHYSEVTVYVSDNSLKCNQVLSLLDKYNISYKKKNVTANQSFMEELQELNIYGTPATFIDENEPILGYQKSKIKWALGIKDDDPESESKIKWF; translated from the coding sequence ATGCATTATTCAGAAGTTACGGTATATGTTAGTGATAATAGTTTAAAGTGCAATCAGGTCTTATCATTATTAGATAAATATAATATTTCCTATAAAAAGAAAAATGTAACAGCAAATCAATCGTTTATGGAAGAGCTGCAAGAATTAAATATTTACGGTACTCCAGCTACATTTATCGATGAAAATGAACCGATCCTCGGATATCAGAAAAGTAAAATCAAATGGGCGTTGGGTATTAAAGATGATGACCCAGAATCTGAATCCAAAATCAAATGGTTTTAG
- a CDS encoding YppG family protein — protein MRYRPYNQPQYSPPVNHNLYPYHTSYSHQNWNGAELHQTPYDLFAKPELPSQWSNQDHANMDFAESASNPNLNPNGNPGDPEPNFNPNMNANQGQQAAGPMSYFQNGNGQLDFDKIISTVGQIASTYHQVSPIVQQFSSLIKNIR, from the coding sequence ATGCGTTATCGACCTTATAATCAACCACAATATTCTCCTCCAGTTAATCATAATCTATACCCATATCACACATCCTATTCGCATCAGAACTGGAATGGAGCGGAATTGCATCAAACTCCTTATGACCTTTTTGCAAAACCTGAATTGCCGAGTCAATGGTCTAACCAAGACCACGCAAATATGGATTTTGCAGAATCTGCAAGTAATCCGAATTTAAATCCAAATGGGAATCCCGGGGATCCAGAGCCCAATTTTAATCCCAATATGAACGCTAATCAAGGACAGCAGGCAGCTGGTCCAATGTCCTATTTTCAAAATGGAAATGGGCAGCTTGATTTTGACAAAATTATATCTACTGTTGGGCAAATTGCGAGTACGTATCATCAGGTTTCCCCAATTGTTCAGCAATTCAGCTCTTTAATCAAGAATATTAGATAA
- the phnC gene encoding phosphonate ABC transporter ATP-binding protein yields MIEFKDVSLVYPNGTEGLKKINVTINDGEFVVIVGLSGAGKSTFIRSINRLVTPTSGSLLVDNEDILKYRGSDMRKLRTKTGMIFQNYNLVKRSNVLKNVLAGRLGHTGTLRSIFNLYKKEDVGLAYESLQRVNIAEKIYSRADELSGGQQQRVSIARVLTQQPKYILADEPVASLDPPTSHQVMTYLKKINKEDNITTIVNLHFIDMAMEYADRIIGMRAGEVVFDGPVSEVSESTFEEIYGRSIREDDLRGGAGES; encoded by the coding sequence ATGATCGAATTTAAAGACGTTAGCCTTGTGTACCCAAACGGCACAGAAGGATTAAAAAAGATTAACGTTACTATTAACGACGGCGAATTTGTTGTTATTGTAGGGTTATCCGGCGCTGGAAAATCCACTTTTATCCGCAGTATTAACCGTTTAGTTACACCAACTTCCGGTTCTCTTCTCGTTGATAACGAGGACATTCTGAAATATCGTGGTTCTGATATGAGAAAACTCCGCACAAAAACAGGAATGATTTTCCAAAATTACAATTTAGTAAAGCGTTCAAATGTGCTTAAAAATGTGTTAGCAGGCCGTCTTGGGCATACAGGTACATTGCGATCCATTTTTAATTTGTATAAAAAAGAAGATGTTGGATTAGCATACGAAAGCCTTCAGCGTGTAAATATCGCGGAGAAAATTTACAGTCGTGCAGATGAGTTAAGCGGTGGCCAACAACAGCGTGTCAGCATTGCCAGAGTACTTACCCAACAGCCAAAGTACATTTTAGCAGACGAGCCTGTAGCATCACTTGATCCACCAACTTCCCATCAAGTCATGACCTATTTAAAGAAAATCAACAAAGAGGATAATATTACAACCATCGTTAACCTCCATTTTATTGATATGGCAATGGAATATGCTGATCGCATTATTGGAATGCGGGCTGGAGAGGTCGTGTTTGATGGACCTGTTTCTGAGGTTTCAGAAAGCACATTTGAAGAAATTTACGGGCGTTCGATACGTGAGGATGACTTGCGTGGGGGGGCGGGCGAATCGTGA